The Bacteriovorax sp. BAL6_X genome window below encodes:
- a CDS encoding transferase hexapeptide repeat protein yields MEEKKKQSQEELQSGASNKKGLAKAIENIFRKNQAIGYMAAMLPPIIVYIICITLGLTPGYIFLTTAYENVVGQHFLIQALTMSFAFVMSYAAYALTLIFIVPFFNWIYPLKMKPFKGSWISLETLPWYYHNALTQLVRYTVLDFFQATPIITLFYRMMGMKIGKNCVINTTNISDPCLITLEDYVTIGGSATIFAHYAQAGFLVIAPTVIKRGATVGLKASIMGDVIIGEKVVVSPHEAVLPKSRLDAEERKKAKKESSN; encoded by the coding sequence ATGGAAGAAAAGAAAAAGCAATCACAAGAAGAGCTTCAATCAGGAGCCTCAAACAAGAAAGGACTTGCTAAAGCAATAGAGAATATTTTTAGAAAGAATCAAGCAATTGGTTATATGGCAGCAATGCTACCTCCAATTATTGTTTACATTATCTGTATTACACTAGGCTTAACTCCAGGCTATATCTTTTTAACGACAGCTTATGAAAACGTTGTAGGCCAACACTTTCTTATTCAAGCTCTTACAATGTCATTTGCATTTGTTATGTCCTATGCAGCCTATGCATTAACACTTATCTTTATCGTTCCATTCTTTAACTGGATCTATCCTCTTAAAATGAAACCATTTAAAGGTAGTTGGATTTCACTAGAAACTCTTCCTTGGTACTACCATAATGCTTTAACGCAATTAGTACGCTACACAGTTTTAGACTTCTTTCAAGCAACACCAATTATCACTTTATTTTATCGAATGATGGGGATGAAGATTGGAAAAAACTGTGTCATAAATACAACGAATATTTCAGATCCATGCCTAATTACGCTTGAGGACTATGTAACAATTGGTGGCTCGGCTACAATCTTTGCGCATTATGCTCAAGCTGGATTTCTCGTAATAGCACCAACTGTAATAAAAAGAGGAGCAACAGTTGGACTAAAGGCATCGATTATGGGAGATGTCATTATCGGTGAAAAAGTTGTTGTTTCTCCACACGAAGCGGTGCTACCAAAATCAAGACTTGATGCTGAAGAGAGAAAGAAAGCAAAGAAAGAATCTAGTAATTAA
- a CDS encoding putative membrane protein — MKELINWLADPIRSFPITTVLFFFMMKYYRVVGSKKFAKWALIAAAPITVWFCMDANFRAIILWPDNIPINIIIVLIAWLTWYALYRAAENDKRIENGECPIEALPENREKVWVWPNLVFTELMCMIGTTIFLVVWAIIFKAPLEEPANTTWAPNPAKAPWYFLGLQEMLVYFDPWMAGVVLPGLILVGLIAIPYIDTNPKGNGYFTIKERPIAMWGFLYGWIVLWMYLIIVGTFLRGPNWTFYGPFEFWDFHKVVSEYNVNLSEFVWLKWLNTPMPSNIVVREIVGIILTLGYCCVLPVAIAKSKYGKKIIENTGQIRYYIFIILVLGMTSLPIKMVLRWLFSLKYIIALPEWELNL, encoded by the coding sequence ATGAAAGAACTTATAAACTGGCTGGCCGATCCGATTAGATCATTCCCGATTACGACGGTCCTATTCTTCTTCATGATGAAGTACTATCGTGTAGTAGGAAGCAAGAAATTTGCTAAATGGGCACTTATTGCTGCTGCTCCTATTACAGTTTGGTTTTGTATGGATGCAAACTTTAGAGCAATTATCCTATGGCCAGATAATATTCCAATTAACATTATTATCGTTCTTATTGCTTGGCTGACTTGGTATGCACTTTATAGAGCTGCTGAGAATGACAAGAGAATTGAAAATGGTGAGTGTCCAATCGAGGCACTTCCTGAAAATAGAGAGAAAGTATGGGTATGGCCTAACTTAGTTTTTACTGAGTTAATGTGTATGATCGGTACGACTATCTTCTTAGTTGTTTGGGCAATTATTTTTAAGGCTCCTCTAGAAGAGCCTGCAAACACTACTTGGGCCCCTAACCCTGCCAAGGCACCATGGTACTTCCTTGGTCTTCAGGAAATGCTTGTATATTTCGACCCTTGGATGGCCGGGGTTGTACTACCAGGTCTTATTCTTGTTGGTCTAATTGCAATTCCATATATTGATACTAACCCAAAAGGGAATGGTTACTTCACAATTAAAGAAAGACCAATCGCTATGTGGGGATTCCTATATGGTTGGATCGTTCTTTGGATGTACTTAATTATCGTTGGTACTTTCTTACGTGGACCAAACTGGACTTTCTATGGTCCATTTGAATTCTGGGACTTCCACAAAGTTGTTTCTGAATACAACGTAAACCTTTCTGAATTTGTATGGCTTAAGTGGCTTAACACTCCAATGCCTTCAAATATCGTTGTTAGAGAGATTGTGGGTATAATCCTAACTCTTGGTTACTGTTGTGTACTTCCAGTTGCGATTGCTAAATCGAAGTATGGAAAGAAGATTATCGAGAACACTGGTCAGATTAGATACTATATTTTCATCATCCTTGTACTTGGTATGACATCACTACCAATCAAGATGGTTCTTAGATGGCTATTTAGCTTAAAGTATATTATCGCTCTACCAGAGTGGGAACTTAACCTATAA
- a CDS encoding DUF420 domain-containing protein, translating into MKKNNSNFIYTLLFILSGLIALFLVWFIYFKPEAAVKLWWVDYLPMVNAVLNSISATLLFVGWRFIKKKNVSAHIKCMSGATATSALFLVSYLLYHHFHGDTKFIAQGLVRPVYFTILISHVLLSIVMLPMILITLWNALTGSFKSHKKWAKWTLPIWLYVSVTGVLIFFFLKYLNY; encoded by the coding sequence ATGAAGAAGAACAACAGTAATTTTATCTATACATTACTCTTTATACTAAGTGGATTAATTGCACTTTTCTTAGTTTGGTTTATCTACTTTAAACCTGAAGCGGCCGTTAAACTTTGGTGGGTTGATTATCTACCTATGGTAAATGCTGTACTGAATTCAATTTCTGCAACTTTACTGTTTGTAGGTTGGCGATTTATTAAGAAAAAAAATGTATCGGCACATATTAAATGCATGTCTGGGGCAACTGCTACTTCTGCATTATTTCTTGTTTCATATCTTCTCTATCATCACTTTCATGGAGATACGAAATTCATCGCACAAGGTTTAGTAAGACCTGTGTATTTTACAATTTTAATTTCTCACGTTCTTTTAAGTATTGTGATGTTACCGATGATTTTAATTACTCTTTGGAATGCTTTGACTGGAAGCTTTAAGAGTCATAAAAAATGGGCAAAGTGGACTTTACCCATTTGGCTTTATGTTTCAGTTACGGGTGTTTTAATCTTTTTCTTTTTGAAATATCTTAATTACTAG
- a CDS encoding cytochrome b N-terminal domain-containing protein, producing MAKRGVVDYIRETQVWKSIFRHGPPTNARNRAAVVAGNVFLHLHPIKLKKSGVQLGYTWCMGGLTFFIFLALTVTGVLLMFYYRPTAEYAYNDIIALKEHVPLGIMREIHRWGAHAMVITVWLHMFRVFMTGSYKPPREFNWGVGVILLVLTLLLSFTGYLLPWDQLAIWAIAVGSNMAKATPFMGHGGPGAALAQIGDFVMVSDKNDVRFQLLAGRFVGEPALLRFYILHCVFIPLVVGVLIAVHFWRVRKDGGISAPL from the coding sequence ATGGCTAAAAGAGGTGTTGTTGATTACATTAGAGAAACTCAGGTCTGGAAATCGATCTTCAGACACGGGCCTCCAACGAACGCAAGAAATAGAGCTGCTGTCGTAGCTGGTAACGTGTTTTTACACTTACACCCAATCAAACTTAAGAAATCAGGGGTTCAACTTGGTTATACTTGGTGTATGGGTGGACTTACATTTTTCATTTTCTTAGCACTAACTGTTACTGGTGTACTTTTAATGTTCTATTACAGACCAACTGCAGAGTACGCATATAACGATATTATTGCACTTAAAGAGCACGTGCCTTTAGGGATTATGCGTGAAATTCACCGTTGGGGTGCTCACGCCATGGTTATTACTGTGTGGCTTCACATGTTCCGCGTATTTATGACAGGTTCATATAAACCACCTAGAGAATTTAACTGGGGTGTTGGTGTTATCCTTTTAGTATTAACTCTTCTACTATCATTTACTGGTTACCTACTTCCATGGGATCAGCTAGCGATTTGGGCGATTGCCGTTGGTTCAAACATGGCGAAAGCGACTCCATTTATGGGGCATGGTGGTCCAGGTGCAGCTTTAGCACAAATTGGTGACTTCGTAATGGTTTCTGATAAGAACGACGTTCGTTTCCAGCTTCTAGCAGGACGTTTCGTTGGGGAACCAGCACTACTAAGATTTTATATTCTTCACTGTGTATTCATTCCACTTGTTGTTGGTGTTCTAATTGCAGTTCACTTCTGGCGTGTAAGAAAAGACGGTGGGATTTCAGCACCACTTTAA
- a CDS encoding ubiquinol-cytochrome c reductase iron-sulfur subunit, giving the protein MSDDVKKQLNRREFFSFVTVGWVAFTSAVAGFLTLIFRYTYPNVNFEPEMDFVAGRPNDYEEGVDERWKNGYGVWIVKMEGRLFALSNICTHLGCVPNWLPAELKFKCPCHGSGYYQNGINFEGPAPRPLERYKISLNAEGKIIVDKTKIYRYEKGQWDNPQSYLKV; this is encoded by the coding sequence ATGTCTGATGATGTAAAAAAACAGTTAAACCGAAGAGAGTTCTTTAGTTTCGTAACTGTTGGTTGGGTAGCCTTCACTTCTGCGGTAGCAGGGTTTTTAACATTAATTTTCCGTTACACTTATCCAAACGTAAACTTCGAGCCAGAGATGGATTTCGTTGCTGGTCGTCCTAACGATTACGAGGAAGGTGTAGACGAGCGTTGGAAGAATGGTTACGGTGTTTGGATTGTAAAAATGGAAGGACGTCTTTTCGCTCTTTCTAACATTTGTACTCACCTTGGATGTGTTCCTAACTGGCTTCCTGCCGAGTTAAAATTTAAGTGTCCATGTCACGGTTCTGGTTATTACCAAAATGGTATTAACTTCGAAGGGCCAGCTCCAAGACCACTTGAAAGATATAAAATCTCACTAAATGCTGAAGGTAAAATCATTGTCGATAAAACTAAGATTTATCGTTATGAAAAAGGTCAGTGGGATAATCCACAAAGTTACTTAAAAGTTTAA
- a CDS encoding c-type cytochrome, with translation MSKKHEPGMAYDMKKLNKIFAIFSLVLLVTVIWVFLDDYMRPWKAIQIEAMKIEKEKIAKDIAEEEAKISTEKVKVLNDELAAAKKSVEAKGKEISKIEAELDQVIKDIKKEQIVNGRLNSDVAALAFNYGVAHAEHAPNAHSLFEKLQENKKKFAASTDKKKALQTKEKNLKRQLAAFNADVDSINKKINGIVGRLELLKGAEKRKEVTPVFALRNLPFIDFMDPTVKVQQVVLENITDDRFFQHVPKVDRCMTCHTFIDKPGYENQANPHKTHPNLDLMVGANGKHPMKNFGCTSCHGGEGHRVNDFNAAAHMPATEEQKQDWIAKYNWHEPHKVPIVQLRRGDYEAGCVKCHSGVQYIPQATTLNEGRRALEKFGCYACHKIEGWEHKRKPGPSLEKIAAKLDKEFFKNWVWEPKAFNKHAKMPQFFNNDNNNSPEFVKKNIAEVNAIAEVIYAQSESYKPFMKYTGGNKEKGKQLVGEIGCLACHGVKDFALESQKVDAHKGPYLDGIGSKVKDANWMASWLKNPSHFQEDTIMPSFRLSDREVNDITAYLMSLKNDQFEKLKFADMDKAARDEILVTYFSAFDTIEVAKAKLATMNDHERTMELGRRSIGKYGCYSCHNIKGFEDRAPIGPELSKLGSKPLTQFGFSHEKVEHSREAWIKAHLLNPRRWDNGVDKPFKDLLRMPQFHMNEKDAALITTALIGQVDQKIPLKGVKRYDAAETVANEGMKVAVKYNCIGCHQIDGEFGDMLKIYDDVNEAPPRLVEQGHRVQTDWFHYFLGDVYEIRPWLKLRMPSFNMSKEEKEKLVDMFRVKADQPIFDENEKVVWESKEERRAAVQLFNDLACASCHTTGFNRDQALAPDLHFAKRRLRKSWIKKWLEGPDKIMPGTTMPSFWPEGEAADPELLDGDAKRQIEAVTKYVLELGSDFYSPKAKKAGKR, from the coding sequence ATGTCAAAGAAACATGAGCCAGGCATGGCCTATGATATGAAAAAACTGAATAAGATCTTCGCGATCTTTTCACTGGTTCTTTTGGTTACGGTAATATGGGTATTCCTAGATGATTACATGAGACCATGGAAAGCAATTCAAATCGAAGCAATGAAGATTGAAAAAGAAAAAATTGCTAAAGATATTGCTGAAGAAGAAGCAAAGATCAGTACTGAAAAAGTAAAGGTTCTTAATGATGAACTAGCGGCAGCTAAGAAATCAGTTGAAGCTAAGGGCAAAGAAATTTCAAAAATTGAAGCTGAGCTTGATCAGGTAATTAAAGATATTAAAAAAGAGCAGATCGTTAATGGTCGTCTGAACTCAGACGTTGCTGCCCTTGCTTTTAATTACGGTGTTGCTCATGCTGAACATGCGCCAAATGCTCATTCTTTATTTGAAAAACTTCAAGAGAATAAGAAGAAGTTTGCTGCTTCTACTGATAAGAAGAAAGCACTTCAAACTAAAGAGAAGAATTTAAAGAGACAACTTGCAGCTTTTAATGCTGATGTTGATTCAATTAATAAGAAGATCAACGGAATCGTTGGTCGTCTAGAGCTTCTTAAAGGTGCAGAGAAGAGAAAAGAAGTAACTCCTGTATTCGCACTAAGAAACCTACCTTTTATCGACTTTATGGACCCAACTGTTAAGGTTCAACAAGTTGTATTAGAAAATATTACTGACGATAGATTCTTTCAACACGTACCGAAAGTTGATCGTTGTATGACTTGTCACACATTCATTGATAAGCCAGGTTACGAAAATCAAGCAAACCCGCATAAGACTCACCCTAACTTAGACCTAATGGTTGGAGCTAACGGTAAGCACCCAATGAAGAACTTTGGTTGTACTTCATGTCACGGTGGAGAAGGGCATAGAGTTAATGACTTTAATGCTGCTGCTCACATGCCAGCTACTGAAGAACAAAAACAAGACTGGATTGCTAAGTACAATTGGCATGAACCACACAAGGTGCCTATCGTACAATTAAGACGTGGTGACTATGAAGCTGGATGTGTTAAGTGTCACAGTGGTGTTCAATATATTCCACAGGCAACTACTTTAAATGAAGGTCGTCGTGCTCTTGAGAAATTTGGTTGTTATGCTTGTCACAAGATTGAAGGTTGGGAGCATAAAAGAAAGCCGGGTCCTAGTTTAGAGAAAATCGCTGCAAAGCTTGATAAAGAATTCTTTAAAAACTGGGTTTGGGAGCCAAAAGCATTTAATAAGCATGCAAAAATGCCTCAGTTCTTTAACAATGATAACAATAACTCGCCAGAGTTCGTTAAGAAGAATATCGCTGAAGTAAATGCAATTGCTGAAGTTATTTACGCACAGTCAGAAAGCTATAAGCCTTTCATGAAATATACTGGTGGTAATAAAGAAAAAGGTAAGCAACTTGTTGGTGAAATCGGATGTCTTGCTTGTCACGGTGTTAAAGATTTTGCACTTGAGTCTCAAAAAGTTGATGCTCACAAAGGTCCATACCTAGATGGTATTGGTTCTAAAGTAAAAGATGCAAACTGGATGGCTTCATGGCTTAAAAATCCAAGTCACTTCCAGGAAGATACAATCATGCCATCTTTCAGATTATCTGATAGAGAAGTTAATGATATTACAGCATACCTAATGAGCCTAAAGAATGATCAGTTCGAAAAACTTAAGTTTGCAGATATGGATAAAGCTGCGAGAGATGAGATCCTTGTAACTTACTTCTCAGCATTTGATACTATTGAAGTTGCTAAAGCTAAGCTTGCAACAATGAATGATCATGAGAGAACAATGGAGCTAGGACGACGTTCAATCGGTAAATACGGTTGTTACTCATGTCACAATATTAAAGGTTTTGAAGATCGTGCACCAATTGGTCCAGAGCTATCTAAACTTGGTTCTAAACCTTTAACTCAATTTGGTTTCTCTCACGAGAAAGTAGAACACTCAAGAGAAGCTTGGATTAAAGCACACCTATTAAACCCTAGAAGATGGGATAACGGTGTTGATAAACCATTTAAAGATTTACTAAGAATGCCTCAGTTCCATATGAACGAAAAAGACGCTGCTCTAATTACAACAGCTCTTATCGGACAAGTTGATCAGAAGATTCCTCTTAAAGGTGTTAAGAGATACGACGCTGCTGAAACTGTTGCAAATGAAGGTATGAAAGTTGCTGTTAAATACAACTGTATTGGTTGTCACCAAATTGATGGTGAATTCGGTGATATGCTAAAAATTTACGATGATGTAAACGAAGCGCCTCCTCGTTTAGTTGAGCAGGGCCACAGAGTACAAACTGACTGGTTCCATTACTTCCTTGGTGATGTATATGAAATTCGTCCATGGCTTAAGTTAAGAATGCCTTCTTTCAATATGAGTAAAGAAGAAAAAGAAAAACTTGTTGATATGTTCCGTGTAAAGGCTGACCAACCTATCTTTGACGAAAATGAAAAAGTAGTTTGGGAAAGTAAGGAAGAGAGACGTGCGGCCGTTCAGTTATTTAACGACCTGGCATGTGCTTCATGTCACACTACTGGATTCAATAGGGATCAAGCACTTGCTCCAGATCTTCACTTTGCGAAGAGAAGACTAAGAAAGAGTTGGATTAAGAAGTGGCTTGAAGGTCCAGATAAAATTATGCCTGGTACTACAATGCCATCTTTCTGGCCAGAAGGAGAGGCTGCGGATCCAGAACTTCTTGACGGTGATGCTAAGAGACAAATCGAAGCAGTTACTAAGTACGTACTTGAGTTAGGAAGTGATTTTTACTCACCAAAAGCTAAGAAAGCTGGAAAGAGATAA
- a CDS encoding cytochrome c oxidase subunit 3, which translates to MAGHANTKDLVHDGVISYPNDPQFGHASPNKIGMWLFLGTDAMSFSGLLIAYAVLRATKHWPNPVEALGGVHLSGIMTFILICSSVSMVMAIDAVKMRQPKAIRGWLLATIIGGVIFLGIQAYEYVHLMSDMGMTFSTYEHGNNLFSSTFFAITGFHGLHVLSGVIFLIYMYVLALKGRFDKGDYGLLEVCGLFWHFVDLVWILVFTFIYLI; encoded by the coding sequence ATGGCAGGACATGCTAATACAAAAGATTTAGTTCATGACGGTGTAATTAGTTATCCAAATGACCCTCAGTTTGGGCACGCAAGTCCAAATAAAATTGGGATGTGGTTATTTCTTGGAACTGATGCCATGTCATTTTCAGGCTTACTAATTGCTTATGCAGTACTTCGTGCTACTAAGCATTGGCCAAACCCTGTAGAAGCTCTTGGTGGAGTTCACCTTTCAGGGATTATGACTTTCATTCTAATTTGTTCATCTGTTTCAATGGTTATGGCAATTGATGCTGTAAAAATGAGACAACCAAAAGCAATTAGAGGATGGCTTCTAGCTACAATTATCGGTGGTGTAATCTTCCTTGGTATCCAAGCATATGAGTACGTACATCTAATGTCAGATATGGGTATGACATTCTCGACTTACGAGCATGGTAATAACTTATTCTCGTCAACATTCTTTGCTATTACTGGTTTCCACGGGCTTCACGTACTATCAGGTGTAATATTTCTTATTTACATGTATGTACTTGCTCTTAAGGGACGTTTTGACAAAGGTGACTATGGACTTCTTGAAGTATGTGGTCTTTTCTGGCACTTCGTCGACCTTGTTTGGATTCTAGTATTTACATTTATTTATTTAATTTAA
- a CDS encoding HEAT repeat domain-containing protein, producing the protein MSEKNQNTKLDKKLLESNPVMGSLMVPIAIVLVGALIIFGVTKMLSNDHSYKDLVHEMKSKTFGNKWIAALELSKVISAGAVKEEDIPWLVTNLRDIYKTTVDPRTRDFIVVAIGALGNEGGLPVLEHALQADNPEINFHAMVALSKMPKGISFKWDLVKKFIEKNDAAMVQVTILTLATHEVDSTEDLFTKSLNSDLGFSVRYAAATALIAYKNDQAIATINEILNLNDESLGKKLTVQEISGLKFNVLTALRRAGWKKMAPSVEKMINIEKDIKVVSLAKEVLNSLK; encoded by the coding sequence GTGAGCGAGAAAAATCAAAACACTAAGTTAGATAAAAAACTACTTGAAAGTAATCCGGTAATGGGGTCATTAATGGTTCCTATTGCTATCGTACTAGTAGGAGCACTGATCATTTTTGGTGTGACGAAAATGCTTTCCAACGACCACTCTTATAAAGATCTAGTTCATGAGATGAAGTCGAAAACCTTTGGCAACAAGTGGATTGCAGCACTTGAGCTTTCTAAAGTTATCTCAGCTGGTGCAGTTAAAGAGGAAGATATTCCTTGGTTAGTTACGAATTTAAGAGATATCTATAAGACCACAGTTGACCCAAGAACTCGCGATTTTATTGTTGTGGCCATTGGGGCACTTGGAAATGAAGGGGGACTTCCTGTTCTTGAGCATGCTCTACAGGCAGATAATCCAGAGATTAATTTTCACGCGATGGTAGCACTGTCAAAAATGCCTAAAGGTATTTCATTTAAATGGGATCTTGTAAAAAAATTCATAGAGAAAAATGATGCGGCCATGGTGCAAGTGACAATCTTGACTCTTGCTACTCATGAAGTTGATAGTACAGAAGATTTGTTTACTAAGAGTCTTAATAGTGATCTTGGTTTTTCTGTGAGATATGCTGCGGCGACAGCGCTAATCGCATATAAGAACGATCAGGCCATTGCGACGATCAATGAAATTTTAAATTTAAATGATGAGTCTTTAGGTAAGAAGTTAACTGTTCAAGAGATTAGTGGCCTTAAATTTAATGTACTCACTGCGTTAAGGCGAGCTGGTTGGAAAAAGATGGCGCCGAGCGTTGAGAAAATGATTAATATTGAGAAAGATATAAAAGTAGTTAGTCTTGCAAAGGAAGTTTTAAATTCGTTGAAATAG